The Brachyhypopomus gauderio isolate BG-103 chromosome 2, BGAUD_0.2, whole genome shotgun sequence genome contains a region encoding:
- the LOC143484453 gene encoding uncharacterized protein LOC143484453 isoform X2 gives MKKEKSYHCSECGKSFTYQSKLQRHQRIHTGEKPYHCSECGKSFTTQSGLNQHQHIHTGEKPYHCSECGKSFTTQCYLNEHQHIHTGEKPYHCSECGKSFTYQSNLQRHQRIHTGEKPYHCSECGKSFTTQSGLNQHQHIHTGEKPYHCSECGKSFTTQCYLNEHQHIHTGEKPYHCSECGKSFTYQSNLQRHQRIHTGEKPYHCSKCGKSFNHKSSLLNHQRIHTGEKPYHCSECGKSFTNQSHLQRHQRIHTGVKPYHCSECEKSFTRQSSLNQHQRIHTGVKPYHCSECGKSFTRQSHLNEHQHIHTGDNPYHCSECGKSFTTQKNLQRHQRIHTGEKPYHCSECGMSFNHDSSFHKHQRIHTGEKPYHCSECGRSFTHKSNLHNHQRIHTGLKPYHCSECGKSFTQQNGLHKHQRIHTGVKPYQCSECGKSFTQQSGLHSHQHIHTGVKPYQCSECGKSFIFQSKLHKHQRIHTGEKPCHCSECGKRFTNLCNLKQHQRIHTGRGVK, from the coding sequence AtgaaaaaggagaaaagctaccactgctcagagtgtgggaagagttttacttaTCAGAGTAAACTTCaacggcaccagcgcattcacacaggagagaagccatatcactgctcagagtgtgggaagagttttactacacagagtggtctcaaccaacaccagcacattcacacaggagagaagccttatcactgctcagagtgtgggaagagttttactacacagtgttatctcaacgaacaccagcacattcacacaggagagaagccgtatcactgctcagagtgtgggaagagttttacttaTCAGAGTAATCTCCAgcgacaccagcgcattcacacaggagagaagccatatcactgctcagagtgtgggaagagttttactacacagagtggtctcaaccaacaccagcacattcacacaggagagaagccttatcactgctcagagtgtgggaagagttttactacacagtgttatctcaacgaacaccagcacattcacacaggagagaagccgtatcactgctcagagtgtgggaagagttttacttaTCAGAGTAATCTCCAgcgacaccagcgcattcacacaggagagaagccgtatcactgctcgaagtgtgggaagagttttaatcaTAAGAGTAGTCTCCTCaatcaccagcgcattcacacaggagagaagccgtatcactgctcagagtgtgggaagagttttactaatcaGAGTCATCTCCAacgacaccagcgcattcacacaggagtgaagccatatcactgctcagagtgtgagaagagttttactagacagagtaGTCTCaaccaacaccagcgcattcacacaggagtgaagccatatcactgctcagagtgtgggaagagttttactagacagagtcatctcaatgaacaccagcacattcacacaggagataatccatatcactgctcagagtgtgggaagagttttactacacagaaaAATCTTCAacgacaccagcgcattcacacaggagagaagccgtatcactgctcagagtgtgggatgaGTTTTAATCATGACAGTAGTTTCcacaaacaccagcgcattcacacaggagagaagccgtatcactgctcagagtgtgggaggagttttACTCATAAGAGTAATCTCCACAaccaccagcgcattcacacaggactgaagccgtatcactgctcagagtgtgggaagagttttactcaacagaatgGACTCcacaaacaccagcgcattcacacaggagtgaagccatatcaatgctcagagtgtgggaagagttttactcaacagagtggactccacagtcaccagcacattcacacaggagtgaagccatatcaatgctcagagtgtgggaagagttttatttTTCAGAGCAAGCTCcacaaacaccagcgcattcacacaggagagaagccgtgtCACTGCTCGGAGTGTGGGAAGCGTTTTACTAATCTCTGTAATCTTAAgcagcaccagcgcattcacacaggcagaggtgtcaagtaa